The sequence below is a genomic window from Bacillota bacterium.
GGTATAATTGACGTGCTATGTCCGAGATTGTAATTCTTATCTAGGATCGTAAAGGAGGCAGTCGATTCGAATGAAAACTCTGATAGTATATGATTCGATCTTTGGTAATACAGAGCAAATAGCTCTAGCAATTGGCAATGCTCTTGGTTCTAAAGGGAACGTTGAAACCCTCCGCGTAAGTGATGTAAAGCCAAAGCACTTGAATGGACTGGAGTTATTGATCGTTGGCTCCCCTACCCGAGCATTTAGACCAACAAAGGCAATTACTGACTTCCTGAATAAAATTCCTGCAAATGGCCTTAAAGGTACCAGGGTAGCGGCCTTTGATACCAGGGTTTCTACAGTCGACGTAAATTCACGCTTCCTAAACATGATGGTGAGACTATTTGGGTATGCTGCCAAACCCATAGCAGATAAACTTGAGAAAAGGGGGGGATCGCTGATAATTCCACCTGAAGGGTTTTTCGTAAAAGGTTCCGAAGGCCCACTAAAAGATGGCGAACTTGAACGGGCCGCAAACTGGGCAAGGCTGGCCATGAAGGCGCAATGACCCCTCAACCGATCCCCGTCGCTTCCCCATAGATACCGGGTGCGCTCTTTGGAACTACGAGGGGGTGGATTACATGAGAAGAAGACAAGTGATAATCCTGACCATCTTGATGGTGGTGATCATTGGAGCATACCTCGGAGTAACAGGCATTAAATCGTACATAAAGACTCTTGATGCAAATCTAAAGCAATTGGCAAATCTACCTATATCAGATGTCGACATTTCTAAAATAGCGGATGGCACCTACGCTGGTACTTACGAAGTATTCCCGGTAGCCGCCGAAGTCAAAGTGACTATAAAGAACCATAGGATAACAGGGATTGAACTGGTAAAACACAGACATGGTCGGGGGGCTCCGGCCGGGATAATACCAAGTAAAGTTGTAGAAGCTCAGACATTGAACGTAGATATGGTCACCGGCGCTACGTACAGTAGCAAGGTCATATTGAAAGCAATAGAGAATGCGCTAAATAGTGCCGGCAAATAGACGGCGATTAACAGCCTATGCCTGTAGTTTGGTGGTGGCAACTAAACCGGGTTTCTTTGCGACCTTATCAACCCTATTATGGTCACCATGATCGTGCGTGACCAATATTAGGTCAGCTGGCCCGCCATAGTCATCCCCGGCAAAGGGGTCGATATAAATGACCGTATTTTGGGCGGTCCTAATCCTTACACTGGCATGACCGAGATACTTCATGGTGGGTGAATCAGCAGCTATCCATCTTGCGCTCCTTGAATCCGCCTTTTGAATTTCCCGCGCTGTATCCATCGCTATGTGGTATGCTTTTGCTCAAACAGACCGAGATTCAGGGCCGCGTCGAGGAAGCTCATGCCCAGTTGGCGCGTGTCGAGGCTAGACTGAGACGAATCGAGAAGGAGGGCATGTTTTCCATGTACGAAGTAGTTTTGAAGAAGGTCCCCGCCCAGAATGTGGCGTCCATCAGAAGGGTTTTGCCCAACTATGGTGAACTTGGCGCGCTCTTTGGCCAACTCCTCGGTCCCTTGTTTGGAAGGGCTAAATTCGCCGGACCGACCATGGCAATCTACCATGACCGGGAATTTAAGGAAGAAAATGCGGATGTGGAGGCGGCGATCCCCATCGAAGGGAATCTTCCGCCCGGTGTGCCAGCCCAGGCTAGGGAGCTGCCGGGGGGCGAGATGGCCTGTGCCGTATATCAAGGCCCATATGAAGGAATAGGTGAGGCCTACAACGCCGTCATGGCCTGGCTCGAGCCCAATGGATATCGTATAGCCGGGCCAGTGCGTGAAAACTACCTGCGTAGTCCAGGGGACACCAATGATCCGAAGCAGTATGTCACGGAGATCCGGGTGCCCGTCGAGAAAGCATGAGTCCCATGTAGTCCGCATAGCCCGGTCCCCGGGCGCCCGCTCCGGGGGCCGAACTATACATATCCATGCTGTGATTGATGTCCTGTCTGAAGAATGGGATCCCGATCCGGCTGAGTGTCTAAACACGGCCTTGCAACATGAAATCTTCGTCCAAATTTACTTCCGCTATCGGCGTTGAACCACCCAAACAACATGATGTCGGTGGCTTGCTACTGGAGCATGCGGTAAGGTTCCAAGAGGACGTCAAGGCTGAGCTCCAGCGGCTTGCCGATATCTCCAAATGGCTGCGCAAGGAGAGAGAATTTGCCTTCTACGGCGATGTGGATTTTATCCCCACTGATGAGTATAGCGAGGAAGATGCCGAAAGGGCACGCGAGGACGCAAGGTTTGCGGTGACGATTGCGCGGAGGGCAATGCTGGCGGATTGATGCCATTTCTTCTGTAGTAGCCCCATTTGCGCACATAATAAGGTACAGCCCTGGTTGGTCCTCGTCTTGGCGACAGAAGGGTTGGAGCTGTTTGCCCGCGCGTAGGCGGAGGATCGAAGCGTCGGCCTATGCTGGGCACTTCGCCCGGTTTGGTTGCCAGCTGCAGTTGTCTTGGGCGTCTTTGAGTGGTTTTACGTAACCATAACGAAGGGAAAGATGCTTCACGATGCGCCGGGTGAGTCTTAGCGCCTGCCTATTGCCTATAATGATAGTAATCATGTTGCTTGTACCGATACATAGCTTCGCAACCCGGGAAGACCCAGCCCCCTCTGCGGATTGCCCCCTCAATCCGGCCGATCTGGAGGCTTTTTTTGATGGAATCATGGCGACCCACTTCCAAACCTATCACATTCCGGGCGCGGCAGTGGCGGTTGTCAAGGACGGAAAGATTCTTCTCGCTAAGGGTTACGGCTACGCCGACATCGAAACTCGCACACCCGTTGACGCGACAAAGACCCTCTTTCGGATCGGTTCAGTATCAAAGCTCTTCACTGTCGATGTAGAACTTTGGGGACGATAGTGCTTTGATGAGCCTGTCCACCGCAACCCTTTCGACGGAGATAACTAGATCAATATCATGCGTAGACCGGGGTTCGCCCTGTAGACTCGAAGCAAGCGAGCCTGTCACCATGTAGTCTATACCGGAGTCTTCGAGAGCCTTTATGACTTTTCTCAGTAGTTCCTGTTGTGGCATTTTGCAATACGCTCCAGGTATATGCTTCTAATCTCATTGTCAGACAAATGAGGGTATCGCCTTCGTAAGCCATGAAGAAACAGGCCCTTTGTGAAATCAGATAGCTCAAAGGCCTTCTGTAGCCGCTGTTCGGGCGACATACGGCGCAGCACGCTTATGTATATACCGTGATTTGGATGTGGCTTGATTTGCATAACCCGCCGCCTTCACATCGCAATTGCAGCCGGGCCTGAATAACCAGCTCCATGCTATAGAGAAGCCGGAGTATTTCGTTTTCTGTATGCTTTTGCAGGCCGTTTGCGGGATTTTCCGGTATTGAGCATACCATATGCTACCATATGTGTCAATGGACACTTTCGCGGATGAGAGAGATCTTGCCGCGCCTGGAGGGGATACGGTAGACTGTGAACGAGAAGGCCAGGATCGTGGAATTTGGTTACTACGCGCAATCTTTTAGAAGATTTCAGAGACGCGCCCGCACGTTGAGCCCCTGCGCGCCAAATTGGGGAGACTATTAGGGATCGGATATTCAGCCTGTCACTGGTATCATGTCATGGCGCGGGAATCCTTTGAATGCCTGGAGATCGCAAGGCTGATGAACGACCATTTCGTTAACATCAAAGTGGACTGTGAGGAGCGCCCCGATATCGACCATGTTTACCAGGCCGCGGCACAGATCATTTCGGGACAAGGAGGTTGGCCGCTGACTGTCTTTCTCACTCCTGACAAAAAACCATTTTACGCTGGCACGTATTTCCCGCCACAAGATCGCTACGGCCGTCCAGGATTTAAGCTGGTCTTGAGCGAGCTGGCCAGGCTATGGGAGCATGCCCCCGAACAGATCGAAGAAGCAGCCAAAGAA
It includes:
- a CDS encoding flavodoxin family protein yields the protein MKTLIVYDSIFGNTEQIALAIGNALGSKGNVETLRVSDVKPKHLNGLELLIVGSPTRAFRPTKAITDFLNKIPANGLKGTRVAAFDTRVSTVDVNSRFLNMMVRLFGYAAKPIADKLEKRGGSLIIPPEGFFVKGSEGPLKDGELERAANWARLAMKAQ
- a CDS encoding FMN-binding protein, which translates into the protein MVVIIGAYLGVTGIKSYIKTLDANLKQLANLPISDVDISKIADGTYAGTYEVFPVAAEVKVTIKNHRITGIELVKHRHGRGAPAGIIPSKVVEAQTLNVDMVTGATYSSKVILKAIENALNSAGK
- a CDS encoding HEPN domain-containing protein, with protein sequence MKSSSKFTSAIGVEPPKQHDVGGLLLEHAVRFQEDVKAELQRLADISKWLRKEREFAFYGDVDFIPTDEYSEEDAERAREDARFAVTIARRAMLAD
- a CDS encoding serine hydrolase, encoding MRRVSLSACLLPIMIVIMLLVPIHSFATREDPAPSADCPLNPADLEAFFDGIMATHFQTYHIPGAAVAVVKDGKILLAKGYGYADIETRTPVDATKTLFRIGSVSKLFTVDVELWGR